A single Pseudomonas sp. MM223 DNA region contains:
- a CDS encoding putative oxidoreductase/MSMEI_2347, with protein MRYVKLAGSSVPAIGQGTWYMGEDPGRKAAEVAALQQGIELGLTLIDTAEMYAEGGAEEVVGQAIGGRRDQVFLVSKVYPHNASRRSMAAACERSLTRLGTDCIDLYLLHWRGQHPLAETVEAFERLREQGKIKRWGVSNFDVDDLRELHNPECATNQVLYNPAQRGIEFDLLPWCEKRALPTMAYCPLAQAGRLLQHPVLAEIAERHGATPAQVSLAWVTRSNGVIAIPKAVAPEHVRLNAAAGALTLNSEDLRAIDRAFPAPTRKQRLEMV; from the coding sequence ATGCGTTACGTGAAACTGGCAGGTTCGAGCGTTCCGGCCATCGGCCAGGGCACTTGGTACATGGGCGAAGACCCTGGCCGCAAGGCCGCCGAGGTGGCTGCCTTGCAACAGGGCATCGAGCTGGGCCTGACCCTGATCGACACCGCCGAGATGTATGCCGAAGGCGGCGCAGAAGAGGTGGTTGGCCAGGCCATTGGCGGGCGCCGCGACCAGGTGTTTCTGGTTAGCAAGGTGTACCCGCACAATGCCAGCCGACGCAGCATGGCGGCCGCCTGCGAGCGCAGCCTCACCCGCCTGGGTACCGATTGCATCGACCTGTACCTGCTGCACTGGCGTGGCCAACACCCGCTGGCGGAAACCGTCGAGGCCTTCGAGCGTTTGCGCGAACAAGGCAAGATAAAGCGCTGGGGCGTGTCCAACTTCGACGTCGACGACCTGCGCGAACTGCACAACCCTGAATGCGCCACCAACCAGGTGTTGTACAACCCGGCCCAGCGTGGCATCGAGTTCGACCTGTTGCCGTGGTGCGAAAAGCGCGCGCTTCCGACCATGGCCTACTGCCCGCTGGCCCAGGCCGGGCGCTTGTTGCAGCACCCGGTGCTGGCAGAAATCGCCGAGCGCCATGGCGCCACGCCAGCGCAGGTCAGCCTGGCCTGGGTAACCCGCAGCAATGGGGTGATCGCCATCCCCAAGGCCGTGGCGCCCGAGCATGTGCGGCTGAATGCAGCCGCAGGTGCACTGACCTTGAACAGCGAAGACCTGCGGGCGATCGACCGGGCGTTCCCGGCGCCGACGCGCAAGCAGCGGTTGGAGATGGTGTAA